DNA from Triticum aestivum cultivar Chinese Spring chromosome 7D, IWGSC CS RefSeq v2.1, whole genome shotgun sequence:
gccaccttcctctcctccaatgccaccttcctctcctcggccgccaccctcctctcctcggccgccaacctcctctcctcggccgcggcatcttggttccttgccatcttTCTCACCCCGTtcgcttcttttcttgccttcacaatagcttccatagcatttttgagctcatcatctcctttcctcttcttcttttcttttgcgtctttcttgcacccatccggtcgttttggcttcgagtatggaaCCGAGTTTGGTGTAGGgattctcttgccgtcatcacttgatgcctcctcatcatcatccaactcaattgttcgcttgcgtttgttgctcTCATCAACATCATCGATATCATCatgcttcttccatttctcatcatccttcaatgcttcatagcaatgaggcaaggtaaatggtcttcctttcttgatcttccctttcttgctcttcttctcctctccttgaacaagttttgtgcaatattgaactacaaaaaaacaaaacaagttagcactaCAAACTCCAAGaacaagcatgatgaacatggatgaaATGACACTTACCCTATCTATATCATTAGTGCCACTTGGGTCCAACTTGTCAACCGTCTTTTGtgcggccgcccacttttgacaatctCGTTTGATTGTCGACCATCGGGAGCGAAGAGATCGTTTCGAGCGGTCAACTCCACTCTTGTTGTGTAGATCAAAGTGCTCCTTCACCCGGTTTCAAtatgcatctctactttgatcacctccaacggatggatccctcgacacttgcaaccaagtattgcatagcaAGACGTCTTCATCATTGGTGTAGTTGCCTCCTCTTCCTTTTggtgcgtcgacaatgccctcaccatccttgtccacctcgaactcatggtcatcgaaatgcatgtcattggtttgagaccaatgagaattgttggagccaacacccatagttgacatataTGCCTCATCGTTGAAACTACAAAGTATATACAACAaagcaaataagctatctatatgtatgcattcaaaaaataacaacaacaaaaagttgGCAAAATTTTATACCTTTgggcatttcctcgaacaccttgtgcgcgtcggccgccggctcaacaagtgagctcgccggcgcttcgatAGCCGCCGCGTCCGTcgcacgccctgcaagcttcttcctcgACGGCTTAGAGGAGCCGGAGCCGTCcaccgccttgttcttcttcgcagATACCTTGCCGTTCTTCGCCCGCGCCGCATTTGGGAGCTTCGAGAGGGGGGCACGTGGCTTCACGGTGTTCCCAGCTAGAGAACTCAACACAACTGTTCCCAGCTAGAGAAGTCAACACAACTGTTCCCAGCTAGAGAAGTCAACACAACTGTTTGCGCATGCAATGAATCCCCACTTCGTTGTAAGGGAAACGTTGAAAACAGGTTGCAATacatgcaacaatttttttttcaaccgTGTACTGCCCATTTCCATTAATTTCTTAACGGAAACATAAAATCCGTCTCTATTTCATGTTGCAATACAGGCAACATGAAAAAGCAATGTTAACATCATGACGATCTCCAAATGAGGCCTCCACAACCTCCATATTTGAGGCTACGAGGTCATGTTTGGATCGAGCTTCATATTGTTTTGACGATCTTGATGCATGTGACGACTCTGCTAGAGTGTTATTTGTGTGTTGATCATCATACTAGCGATTATTATGATGATCAGACATATATGACACATGTGCTATGTATGGTGGttaggaggaggaggtgttgggaagGGAGATGTCGGCATGTCGCAACAAATAAATGTGCTCGGGAGGAAGCAGTGCAAGAGATGGAGGAACTCAGGGGAGGCATTATGCATGCATGGGCGAGCTATGAAGGGGAGGTGCTCTAGAGGAAGTGCTGCTTGCGGAGGAGCTCGGGAAGGAAGAAGGTGGCCAGGGTGGGCACAACTTGACAAGACCAAGGCATCGGCCGAGAGATACCAATTGCCAGGTGCTAAATGGCATCTGGGCAGCGCCGATATGGTTGTCGCAAATGACGAGATGGCCTCTTCCCTTCCGGTGATTTCTTCTTTTAACGGCTAGTTCTGTGTGAGTAGGTCAGTAGAGTGGTGGATGGCGATTATGTGCTGACATAGTGCATCGACGTCTAGGCGTCGTTATGAAGGTGTTGGTTTGCAATTCTGCTCCGGGGATGATTTGTTTTCTTCACCAATGattcccagcccaccagggttcaagtcctggtgctcgcattattcctggatttatttcaggatttccggtgatgcacattcagtgggaggagacgttcccgtcgacgatgaggcgcctacggtgacttcataaatctcaagatgatatgccggctcagtctctcgaaggtgctcataggggtagggtgtgcgtgtatacattcatagaggtgagtgtatgtgcGCATGTATGAGCGATTGCGtatgtactgtgttcaaaaaaaatATGGAATGCAAAAAAAAAACTTTATCAACTATTGTATTCCATCATGAGTTCATGACATGTTGTCCTCGCAGAATTGTTTTCCAATGCGCTACGGATTTGCGGTTGCTTCGCTTTGGTAGGATACCGGGCATATCAGCATCACTTGGAAGGAATCCCCTCATCCCAAGTAAAGCTACCTCTCGCGTCGCCATCATATCATATCGCCTTCAACTTCCATACCATCTCTTTTCCTACCATATATATAGTTATATACAAGAGCCCCTTCTCCACGAACACGAGCATAACATATAGCGATCCAGAGAAACAGGGCTAGATCAGATTCATCCAGAGATCCAGCGAAGAATCGGAGCCTCTTTTTCGCTAGGATTATTAGCTCTCGCGGACAGGAGCGATGGCGAGCGGCGGCTACGGCTACGGCGGCCCCTACTCCTACTACCAGCCTGCGGCCGCGCCCTTCTACTACGCGCAGCGGCCGGcgagaggcggcggtggcggcggcggctcgtgcCCGCCGCTCCACCTCTTCCTGCTGCTCGCGAcgctgctcctcctcgccgccACCTCGCTGTACGCGCGGTGCGAGGCGGCGGTGGAGAGCATGGCACAGCAGCTCCGGCCGCTGCTCATCCTGTCCCCGCTGCTGCTCATCGTCGCCGTGCAGCTCTGGGTGGCGACCAGCGGGGATAATCAAGGGCGAGGCGGGGGCGCCCTCGCGTACCTCCTCTCGCAGGTGACGCCGGGGGACCGGTACCAGAGCGGCCATGGCGCCCCGTACGGCCAGTGGGACGGCGGCTCGTCGCCGTGGGGTGTGGCGGTGGTGCTCGTGCTCGTCCTCATATTGGTCTCGTACCAGTCTTCGTTCCAGGAGTGGCGGCTGTTCCCGCTGCGCGGCCGGTGAAGAGGTGCGATGGACGGCGTGAGGTTAGGCTGCGTCGGCGTGCATGAAGCTGCTGCTTGCGTGATCAGGGCCATGGTTGGCATGAACCACTCTGTTGTGTTGTCGGAGGAGCTAGCCATGGTTGGCATGGCCTTTATAATGCCATGAATCCATACATCTAGATGCAGGGTTCTGCTGGTTTTCATACAGCTTAGTTAGAGATGCAAGAATTTCACATGAAGCGGAATTATTTCTCTTGGTGAATGAGCAAATCGATTATTCTTTCATCCTAAAATATACTGGGTCTTTACAACAACATAATGTCAAAACTTGAAGACACGTAGCACATAATAAAATTATTAAAAGGAAAAAAACACATGACATAAAAAAGTCATACGGAAGAGATCTACGCGCAACACAACAACTATTAATATCAACATCATCCTTGGCGTCACCCGGAGAGTTTCTCCAACAACAACGCCTCCAAGAAGAGAAATACATATACACACGAAGGCCACCGTTGAAGATCCAACCATGTAAACTAGATCACAGATTTTCACTCGGAAGGGAAATTACGAGCAATGTCTGGATAGTGTCTTTAGCAAGAGAATGATGTGGAAACACCCGTCATGTACAATAAATGAAGATCGGACTCAGAGTTTTCACTCAAGAATTCGAGAGCATGTGCTCAGAAGGCACCACCAAACTGCATAGCGACAACGCTCATTCGCACCACCCTGATATAGGCATCATAACGCGGCCGAACATTTCCACGTACATGAGGTatcaagcagtgtcaagagaagcCGCCGACCATCTATGAGGACACCCTCCATCATTGTCGGATGATCTTCATGGATCCCGCTAACCAGCCACTATGGGAGGCCGCGTGCGTTAGCCTACTCAAGGGCCATTCGGTAGCCCCATGCCTTGCTTGCCATCAACAACCCGCCTTTGGGTGACAGAAAGGATTCAATCTCCACCATGCACACAACCCACAGTAAAGGCAGTTGATCCATGCGAAAGATCCCTACATAATATGAACTCGCAAACAACCTGTTGTGCCTCCCGAGTTTTGCGAGCCTGCCCACATATCATCCATTGATCCATCATGAACTCCGTCAACCGGTAACCCAAATCA
Protein-coding regions in this window:
- the LOC123168204 gene encoding uncharacterized protein — its product is MASGGYGYGGPYSYYQPAAAPFYYAQRPARGGGGGGGSCPPLHLFLLLATLLLLAATSLYARCEAAVESMAQQLRPLLILSPLLLIVAVQLWVATSGDNQGRGGGALAYLLSQVTPGDRYQSGHGAPYGQWDGGSSPWGVAVVLVLVLILVSYQSSFQEWRLFPLRGR